In one Haloplanus salinus genomic region, the following are encoded:
- the csg gene encoding HVO_2072 family ArtA-dependent S-layer glycoprotein, with translation MNITADVTVDYSGATPASGDTGNIQVEVDEDDDGASVAGPTSIGNTITVATSPSGNRAGNPDGTGTFDTVDGEGAFFPGATIFQGESGIQLGDSFADTPTKTAGNAEGVPLETPDIPQNQETGRYQDSNGNSVTVTTPRVTTLDVINTNGEDIAGGSVAEGISGESGAGNLSVVGSWNYENAERLEVTVEDDSGLDVTGDVINNGAVRTAGDKTSQTQTNNGFSLSNNEVYYNLNLADTGTGTYTITLAGTDDLDFGEASQSTTVTVTGDDDANLELDSDDVTRGEDVRFEIQGSDAGDTHTVLIESDDFRDGFTVDNAQRVFRLVGDTDEVGVVENASALSGDVYERGTSGSSPTNVDYAFANITIDDDTGVGVGQIETQYLDDSDVDVYLYDQNFGVPFDTDNSTATDNEADDQTLTVEQGDISIESPGSTYVVGSEVDVNGTASEGIDEVAFYVRRQNDYQLLDIDDSPTLTVDADGTFDEDDVVLSQGNEPGNNELSQPGTYRLGVVDADGLGTNTPPATISTSNFNTNTSTQQSLRVLDTELDANYQTVGGQVAVEDNELNITGSAFGAQQVTVVFVGERGNTAFHTISVDDDNTFEEDDLTVSESGQFNGDASGLSEGEVSAHVLIPGRDDQFGDDSFDGANSFEAFVEDLDNDNSGLTGQQVRSRIVDQTTEEVASDDRMVTSRFRYADAQTTIDTVYPEGSEASGVNPVGVDDTLVAEGGTNLRPDDNSITVELLTEDGDSVALTTTEEWSFDGTYNVSLELEDVQTGTYTLEADDSFNTDIVSVEIVQSVQTATPEPTATPEPTPTETPEPTPEPTPEPTETMEPTDTATATPTPTEGGGPGFGAIIAVIALIAAALLAVRRDN, from the coding sequence GTGAACATCACGGCTGATGTCACTGTCGACTACAGTGGTGCGACCCCGGCCTCGGGCGACACCGGCAACATCCAAGTCGAAGTCGACGAAGATGACGACGGTGCCAGCGTGGCTGGCCCGACTAGCATCGGCAACACGATTACCGTCGCCACGTCTCCGTCGGGGAACCGAGCAGGTAACCCGGACGGTACGGGCACCTTCGACACCGTCGACGGTGAGGGTGCATTCTTCCCTGGCGCGACTATCTTCCAGGGTGAATCCGGCATCCAGCTCGGCGACTCCTTCGCCGACACGCCGACCAAAACGGCCGGTAATGCTGAGGGCGTCCCGCTCGAAACTCCTGACATCCCGCAGAATCAGGAAACCGGTCGATATCAAGACTCGAACGGCAACTCGGTCACTGTCACGACCCCGCGTGTCACCACGCTGGACGTGATCAACACGAACGGTGAGGACATCGCCGGCGGCTCCGTCGCCGAAGGTATCTCCGGTGAGAGCGGTGCCGGTAACCTCTCCGTTGTCGGTTCTTGGAACTACGAGAATGCTGAGCGTCTGGAAGTCACCGTTGAGGACGACTCCGGTCTTGATGTGACCGGCGACGTCATCAACAACGGTGCTGTCCGCACCGCTGGTGACAAGACGAGCCAGACGCAGACCAACAACGGCTTCAGCCTCAGCAACAACGAGGTCTACTACAACCTCAACCTTGCGGACACGGGTACGGGAACGTACACGATCACTCTCGCCGGCACGGACGACCTCGACTTCGGTGAGGCGTCCCAGTCGACGACCGTCACCGTCACCGGTGACGACGACGCGAACCTCGAACTCGACTCGGACGACGTCACGCGCGGTGAGGACGTCCGCTTCGAGATTCAGGGCTCCGACGCTGGCGACACGCACACGGTCCTGATCGAGTCCGACGACTTCCGTGACGGCTTCACGGTCGACAACGCCCAGCGCGTCTTCCGTCTGGTCGGCGACACTGACGAAGTTGGTGTCGTCGAGAACGCGAGCGCTCTCAGCGGCGACGTCTACGAGCGCGGTACCTCGGGCTCGAGTCCCACTAACGTCGACTACGCGTTCGCGAACATCACCATCGACGACGACACCGGTGTCGGCGTCGGGCAGATCGAAACGCAGTACCTCGACGACTCGGACGTGGACGTCTACCTGTACGATCAGAACTTCGGCGTTCCGTTCGACACTGACAACTCGACGGCCACGGACAACGAGGCCGACGACCAGACCCTGACCGTCGAGCAGGGTGACATCTCCATCGAATCGCCCGGCAGCACGTACGTTGTCGGCAGCGAAGTGGACGTCAACGGGACGGCCTCCGAAGGTATCGACGAGGTCGCCTTCTACGTCCGCCGCCAGAACGACTACCAGCTCCTCGACATCGACGATAGCCCCACGCTGACCGTCGACGCTGACGGCACGTTCGACGAGGACGACGTCGTCCTCTCGCAGGGCAACGAGCCCGGGAACAACGAACTGTCCCAGCCCGGCACCTACCGTCTCGGTGTCGTCGACGCTGATGGTCTCGGCACGAACACGCCGCCCGCGACGATCAGCACGTCGAACTTCAACACGAACACGAGTACGCAGCAGTCGCTGCGCGTGCTCGACACTGAACTCGACGCGAACTACCAGACCGTCGGTGGTCAGGTGGCCGTCGAGGACAACGAACTCAACATCACCGGCAGCGCATTCGGTGCGCAGCAGGTGACGGTCGTCTTCGTCGGTGAGCGTGGGAACACGGCGTTCCACACGATCAGCGTCGACGACGACAACACGTTCGAAGAGGACGACCTCACGGTCTCCGAGAGTGGCCAATTCAACGGCGACGCGAGCGGTCTCTCGGAAGGCGAGGTCAGCGCGCACGTCCTGATCCCTGGTCGTGACGACCAGTTCGGTGACGACAGCTTCGACGGCGCGAACAGCTTCGAAGCGTTCGTCGAGGACCTGGACAACGACAACTCGGGACTGACCGGTCAGCAGGTCCGTTCGCGCATCGTCGATCAGACGACCGAGGAAGTCGCGTCCGACGACCGGATGGTCACCTCGCGCTTCCGCTACGCGGACGCGCAGACGACCATCGACACGGTCTACCCCGAAGGCTCTGAGGCCTCTGGCGTCAACCCGGTCGGCGTGGACGACACGCTGGTCGCGGAAGGCGGCACGAACCTCCGGCCGGACGACAACTCGATCACCGTGGAACTCCTGACGGAGGACGGTGACTCGGTCGCACTGACGACGACCGAGGAATGGTCCTTCGACGGGACGTACAACGTGTCGCTCGAACTCGAGGACGTGCAGACGGGCACGTACACCCTCGAAGCCGACGACTCGTTCAACACGGACATCGTGTCGGTCGAAATCGTCCAGAGCGTCCAGACGGCAACGCCGGAACCGACGGCGACGCCGGAGCCGACTCCGACGGAGACGCCGGAGCCGACGCCGGAGCCGACGCCGGAACCGACGGAAACGATGGAACCGACGGACACGGCAACGGCCACGCCGACGCCCACTGAGGGTGGCGGTCCTGGCTTCGGTGCCATCATCGCCGTCATCGCGCTCATCGCGGCCGCACTGCTGGCCGTCCGGCGCGACAACTAA
- a CDS encoding AbrB/MazE/SpoVT family DNA-binding domain-containing protein has product MSDATLDDRGRLTLPKEIRERYGDRYHVVDIHDGIKLIPVAGDPLDALRDEFADVEKSAEELREGARETALDEAGR; this is encoded by the coding sequence ATGTCCGACGCGACGCTCGACGACCGGGGCCGTCTGACACTCCCGAAGGAGATACGGGAGCGATACGGCGACCGCTACCACGTCGTCGACATCCACGACGGAATCAAGTTGATTCCGGTCGCCGGGGACCCTCTCGACGCGCTTCGGGACGAGTTCGCTGACGTCGAGAAGTCGGCGGAAGAACTGCGCGAAGGGGCACGCGAAACGGCGCTGGACGAGGCCGGGCGCTGA
- a CDS encoding PIN domain-containing protein, with amino-acid sequence MYVETDFLLALIKDEDWLGAAAETVYRDHRDGLWTSQFTLIELLLVADREDRDTERVVTNAAKLVEVHGDVDTVVAAATYVEDHNFTPFDALHLVESDGDRIVSSDDAYEGYAPRIDLKDVAEE; translated from the coding sequence ATGTACGTCGAGACGGACTTCCTACTCGCGCTCATCAAGGACGAAGACTGGCTCGGTGCTGCCGCCGAGACGGTGTACCGTGACCATCGAGACGGACTGTGGACGTCACAGTTCACGCTCATCGAACTGCTCTTAGTCGCCGACCGTGAGGACCGGGATACAGAGCGAGTCGTAACGAACGCCGCAAAACTCGTCGAGGTCCATGGCGACGTGGATACGGTCGTCGCGGCAGCAACCTACGTCGAAGACCACAACTTCACCCCCTTCGACGCACTCCACCTCGTCGAGTCGGACGGCGACCGGATAGTCTCCAGTGACGACGCATACGAGGGATACGCACCTCGCATCGATCTGAAGGATGTAGCCGAGGAGTGA
- a CDS encoding replication factor C large subunit: protein MTDWTEKYRPSTLSAVRGNDKARDALAEWAKTWDDHREAVVVYGSPGVGKTSAAHALAADMGWETVELNASDQRTADVIERFAGRAAQNATLVGSAGGDDGGRQLVILDEADNIHGNYDRGGASAVTRVVKDADQPIVLIANDYYDMSRGLRNACRDIEFRDVSARSIVPVLRDICRREDVEFEADALDRIAEIDDGDLRSAVNDLQAAAEGDRRLTVDDVVTGDRDRSLGVFPFLDAVLKEETPEAAIGSAYRVDETPDDLTKWVAENVTKVYDGAELARAYDHLANADRWLGRVRASQEYGYWRYATDALAGGVAASRDGSKGGWTRFSRPQFWPSSDSTADEVVRKVAENGGFSMATARREVLPFLAAMTHHCKPRELTVSMAAYYDLDEAAVSFVTGSGETTNKVESIVADARELRESAMEEHSGAFGGERATVDEAAAPDDEASDGDAHGANAAETEAGAGDVGSEADTDTDADADDGQSGLSDFM, encoded by the coding sequence ATGACCGATTGGACGGAGAAGTACCGCCCGTCGACGCTGTCGGCGGTCCGGGGGAACGACAAGGCCCGTGACGCGCTGGCGGAGTGGGCGAAGACGTGGGACGATCACCGCGAGGCGGTCGTCGTCTACGGGAGTCCGGGCGTCGGCAAGACGTCGGCGGCCCACGCGCTGGCGGCCGATATGGGATGGGAGACGGTCGAACTCAACGCCTCCGACCAGCGGACGGCCGACGTGATCGAACGGTTCGCGGGGCGAGCGGCGCAGAACGCGACGCTCGTCGGATCGGCCGGCGGCGACGACGGCGGCCGACAGCTCGTGATTCTCGACGAGGCCGACAACATCCACGGTAACTACGACCGCGGCGGGGCGAGCGCGGTCACGCGTGTGGTCAAAGACGCCGACCAGCCCATCGTCCTGATCGCCAACGACTACTACGACATGAGCCGTGGCCTGCGCAACGCCTGCCGTGACATCGAGTTCCGTGACGTGTCGGCACGCTCCATCGTGCCCGTTCTCCGGGACATTTGCCGGCGCGAGGACGTCGAGTTCGAGGCCGACGCCTTGGACCGCATCGCCGAAATCGACGACGGCGACCTGCGTTCGGCGGTGAACGACCTGCAGGCGGCCGCGGAGGGAGACCGCCGCCTGACGGTCGACGACGTCGTGACGGGCGACCGCGACCGGAGTCTCGGGGTCTTTCCCTTCCTCGATGCGGTGTTGAAAGAGGAGACCCCGGAGGCGGCCATCGGGTCCGCGTACCGCGTCGACGAGACGCCGGACGACCTGACGAAATGGGTCGCGGAGAACGTCACGAAGGTGTACGACGGGGCGGAACTCGCGCGGGCGTACGACCACCTCGCGAACGCCGACCGGTGGCTGGGACGGGTGCGCGCCAGCCAGGAGTACGGCTACTGGCGGTACGCGACCGACGCCCTCGCCGGCGGCGTCGCGGCGTCCCGTGACGGCTCGAAGGGGGGCTGGACGCGCTTCTCACGGCCGCAGTTCTGGCCCTCGTCGGACTCGACGGCCGACGAGGTGGTCCGCAAGGTGGCCGAGAACGGCGGGTTCAGCATGGCGACCGCTCGCCGCGAAGTCCTCCCGTTCCTCGCGGCGATGACCCATCACTGCAAGCCCCGTGAACTGACCGTCTCGATGGCCGCCTACTACGACCTCGACGAGGCGGCGGTGTCTTTCGTCACCGGGAGCGGCGAGACGACGAACAAGGTGGAGTCAATCGTCGCGGACGCACGGGAACTCCGGGAGTCCGCGATGGAGGAACACTCGGGGGCGTTCGGCGGCGAGCGAGCGACCGTCGACGAGGCGGCGGCGCCCGACGACGAAGCGTCGGACGGCGACGCACACGGGGCGAATGCTGCCGAGACCGAGGCGGGCGCGGGCGACGTCGGGAGCGAGGCCGACACCGACACCGACGCCGACGCCGACGACGGCCAGTCCGGCCTCTCGGATTTCATGTGA
- a CDS encoding zinc-dependent alcohol dehydrogenase family protein, translating to MRAAVLREHGEPLEITDVEPPDPAPHGVVVDVEACGVCRSDWHAWQGHGEWVGETVADGQILGHEPAGRVVAVGDRVGRVAEGDRVAVPFNLGDGSCPQCLSGHGNVCEDGLALGFQREAQGAFAEQVHVPDADYNAMQLPDGVSARDMAALGCRFMTAFHALTARGDVGAGDWVAVHGCGGVGLSTVHIADALGARVVAVDIRDAALDLATELGADAVVNADGKDGRAVTGAVRGTTDGGAHVSVDALGVAETCRNSVFSLRRRGTHVQVGLTTDEERGEVSLPVERMAMMEADFKGARGMPPTRYDELLRLLESGEIDPGRLVHREVSLADVPERLAAMTEYETTGVEVVTEF from the coding sequence ATGCGAGCCGCAGTCCTCCGGGAACACGGCGAACCGCTGGAGATCACCGACGTCGAGCCGCCCGATCCTGCGCCGCACGGCGTCGTCGTCGATGTCGAGGCCTGTGGCGTCTGCCGAAGCGACTGGCACGCGTGGCAGGGACACGGCGAGTGGGTTGGCGAGACGGTCGCCGACGGGCAGATACTTGGCCACGAACCGGCGGGTCGTGTCGTCGCTGTCGGCGACCGGGTCGGACGCGTCGCCGAGGGTGACCGCGTCGCCGTCCCGTTCAACCTCGGCGACGGCTCGTGTCCGCAGTGTCTGAGCGGCCACGGCAACGTCTGCGAGGACGGCCTCGCGCTCGGTTTCCAGCGGGAGGCACAGGGCGCGTTCGCCGAACAGGTACACGTCCCCGACGCGGACTACAACGCCATGCAGCTTCCCGACGGCGTCTCGGCGCGGGACATGGCAGCGCTCGGCTGTCGGTTCATGACCGCCTTCCACGCGCTGACTGCGCGCGGCGACGTCGGCGCCGGGGACTGGGTCGCCGTCCACGGCTGTGGGGGAGTGGGCCTCTCGACGGTCCACATCGCCGATGCCCTGGGCGCGCGGGTCGTCGCGGTCGACATCCGCGACGCGGCGCTCGACTTGGCGACCGAGTTGGGCGCCGACGCCGTCGTGAACGCCGACGGGAAGGACGGACGGGCGGTGACGGGCGCGGTTCGGGGGACGACCGACGGCGGCGCGCACGTCTCCGTCGACGCCCTCGGGGTGGCCGAGACGTGTCGTAACTCGGTGTTCTCGCTGCGGCGCCGGGGGACGCACGTCCAGGTCGGGCTGACGACGGACGAGGAGCGCGGCGAGGTGTCGCTCCCCGTCGAGCGGATGGCGATGATGGAGGCCGATTTCAAGGGGGCACGCGGGATGCCGCCGACGCGATACGACGAACTGCTCCGGTTGCTGGAGTCGGGGGAGATCGACCCCGGCCGGCTCGTCCACCGCGAGGTGTCGTTGGCGGACGTACCGGAGCGCCTCGCGGCGATGACGGAGTACGAGACGACGGGCGTGGAAGTCGTCACCGAGTTTTAA
- a CDS encoding COX15/CtaA family protein yields the protein MRLRDRVTFPRFAAFTTGLTLTLVMLGVYTAATGSGLACSAQWPLCDNGLLPQTIPSFIEWFHRLVAMITGWFIIGTAIWSWRRPETGTRLTATLATLLLPLQISIGAVTVTLNGMLPTGYSAPTQGAHLAVALTIFSLLVWTALSARSGGGPPLPRARRALPVALGALVASVLASRVFTPTPYGPAGQALFYGTSLLAVATLIAVTRWLAASPVPRLRFATGTALGLLFLGMLLGRDLVFYTASVRLVNAGVFLLAGALVAATTVLVRRARPEERAGTVVSSD from the coding sequence ATGCGCCTTCGCGACCGGGTTACGTTCCCCCGCTTCGCCGCGTTCACCACGGGACTGACCCTCACACTCGTCATGCTCGGCGTCTACACCGCCGCGACGGGGTCGGGACTGGCCTGTTCGGCCCAGTGGCCCCTCTGTGACAACGGACTCCTCCCCCAGACGATTCCGAGCTTCATCGAATGGTTCCATCGCCTCGTCGCCATGATCACCGGCTGGTTCATCATCGGCACCGCGATCTGGTCGTGGCGTCGCCCCGAGACGGGGACCCGCCTCACCGCGACGCTCGCGACCCTCCTACTGCCGCTTCAGATCAGCATCGGCGCCGTGACCGTCACGCTCAACGGCATGCTCCCGACCGGATACTCCGCGCCGACGCAGGGTGCCCACCTCGCCGTCGCGCTCACCATCTTCTCCCTGCTCGTGTGGACGGCGCTGTCCGCACGGTCCGGCGGCGGTCCGCCGCTCCCCCGCGCCCGCCGGGCGCTCCCCGTCGCTCTCGGCGCCCTCGTCGCGAGCGTGCTCGCCAGCCGCGTCTTCACGCCGACGCCGTACGGCCCGGCCGGGCAGGCCCTCTTTTACGGCACCTCGCTGCTCGCCGTCGCCACGCTCATCGCCGTGACCCGGTGGCTCGCCGCATCGCCCGTCCCGCGACTCCGGTTCGCGACCGGAACGGCGCTGGGGCTGCTTTTCCTCGGGATGCTGCTCGGCCGTGACCTCGTGTTCTACACCGCGAGCGTCCGCCTCGTCAACGCGGGCGTCTTCCTGCTTGCCGGCGCTCTCGTCGCCGCTACCACCGTCCTCGTCCGTCGGGCACGTCCGGAGGAACGGGCCGGGACCGTGGTGAGCTCCGATTAA
- a CDS encoding NADP-dependent malic enzyme, with protein MGLDDDAREYHRQDPPGKIEISTTKPTNTQRDLSLAYSPGVAAPCSDIHEDRNLAYDYTAKGNLVGVISNGSAVLGLGDIGAQASKPVMEGKGVLFKRFADIDVFDIELDFDEPADVITATKAMEPTFGGINLEDIKAPDCFEIEERLREEMSIPVFHDDQHGTAIIIGAGLVNAADIVGKDLETLSVTISGAGASAIATAEFLVSLGVDRGNITMCDSSGIITTDRVDAGELNAYKARFAQDRAEGGLADAMESTDVFIGLSVGGIVSPEMVRSMAENPVIFAMANPEPEIGYHEAKNARDDTVVVGTGRSDYPNQVNNVLGFPFIFRGALDVRATEINEEMKVAAARALADLARKDVPDAVVKAYGDQPLQFGPEYILPKPVDPRVMFEVAPAVAQAAIESDAARKSIDLSTYREELEARLGKSREMMRVVLNKAKTDPKRVVLAEGTDEKMIRAAYQITDQGIAHPILLGDREGIWETMDDLGLDFDPEIVDPASDELDSYAERLYELRKRKGVTRREANELVRDGNYLGSVMVEMGDADAMLTGLMHHYPSALRPPLQVVGTAADAEYAAGVYMLTFKNRVIFVADATVNQDPGAAELAEIGRHTGELARRFNVEPRAAMLSYSNFGSVDNAGTRKPRRAAEMLREDPAVDFPVDGEMQADTAVVEDILEGTYDFADLEESANVLIFPNLEAGNIGYKLLQRLGGADAIGPMLVGMDKPVHVLQRGDEVKDIVNLAGVAVVDAQERDG; from the coding sequence ATGGGACTCGACGACGACGCCAGGGAGTATCACCGACAGGATCCTCCCGGCAAAATCGAGATTTCGACGACGAAGCCGACGAACACACAGCGTGACCTGAGCCTGGCGTACTCCCCCGGCGTGGCTGCGCCGTGTTCCGACATTCACGAGGATCGGAACCTCGCTTACGACTACACGGCGAAGGGGAACCTCGTCGGCGTCATCTCTAACGGGTCGGCCGTCCTCGGCCTCGGCGACATCGGCGCACAGGCGTCGAAACCCGTCATGGAGGGGAAGGGAGTGCTGTTCAAACGTTTCGCGGACATCGACGTTTTCGACATCGAACTCGACTTCGACGAGCCGGCGGACGTGATCACGGCGACGAAGGCGATGGAGCCGACCTTCGGCGGGATCAACCTCGAAGACATCAAGGCACCCGACTGTTTCGAAATCGAGGAACGCCTCCGTGAGGAGATGTCGATCCCCGTCTTCCACGACGACCAACACGGCACGGCCATCATCATCGGCGCCGGCCTCGTCAACGCCGCCGACATCGTGGGGAAGGACCTCGAAACCCTCTCGGTGACCATCTCCGGCGCAGGTGCCAGCGCCATCGCCACCGCCGAGTTCCTCGTCTCCCTCGGTGTCGACCGCGGCAACATCACCATGTGTGACTCCTCGGGGATCATCACGACCGACCGGGTCGACGCCGGCGAACTCAACGCGTACAAGGCCCGCTTCGCACAGGACCGCGCCGAGGGGGGACTGGCCGACGCCATGGAGTCGACCGACGTGTTCATCGGCCTCTCGGTCGGCGGCATCGTGAGCCCGGAGATGGTGCGGTCGATGGCCGAGAACCCGGTCATCTTCGCGATGGCCAACCCCGAACCCGAGATCGGCTACCACGAGGCCAAGAACGCCCGCGACGACACCGTCGTCGTCGGGACGGGCCGTTCGGACTACCCCAACCAGGTCAACAACGTCCTCGGATTCCCCTTCATCTTCCGAGGGGCGCTCGACGTGCGGGCCACGGAGATCAACGAGGAGATGAAAGTCGCCGCCGCCCGTGCGCTCGCCGACCTCGCACGCAAGGACGTTCCGGACGCCGTCGTGAAGGCGTACGGCGACCAGCCGCTCCAGTTCGGCCCCGAGTATATCCTCCCCAAACCCGTCGACCCGCGGGTGATGTTCGAGGTGGCGCCCGCCGTTGCCCAGGCGGCCATCGAGAGCGACGCCGCCCGCAAATCCATCGACCTCAGCACCTACCGCGAAGAGTTGGAGGCCCGTCTGGGTAAGTCCCGCGAGATGATGCGGGTCGTCCTCAACAAGGCCAAGACCGACCCCAAGCGGGTCGTCCTCGCGGAGGGCACCGACGAGAAGATGATCCGTGCCGCCTACCAGATCACGGATCAGGGCATCGCCCACCCCATCTTGCTGGGCGACCGCGAGGGCATCTGGGAGACGATGGACGACCTCGGCCTCGACTTCGACCCCGAAATCGTCGACCCCGCGTCCGACGAACTCGACTCCTACGCGGAGCGCCTGTACGAACTCCGGAAACGGAAGGGCGTCACCCGCCGCGAGGCGAACGAACTCGTCCGCGACGGCAACTACCTCGGCAGCGTGATGGTGGAGATGGGCGACGCCGACGCGATGCTGACCGGGCTGATGCACCACTACCCCTCCGCGCTCCGCCCCCCGCTTCAGGTCGTCGGCACGGCAGCGGACGCCGAGTACGCCGCCGGCGTCTATATGCTCACGTTCAAAAACCGGGTGATCTTCGTCGCCGACGCGACGGTGAATCAGGACCCCGGCGCGGCCGAGCTAGCCGAAATCGGCCGTCATACCGGCGAACTCGCCCGCCGGTTCAACGTCGAACCGCGGGCCGCGATGCTCTCGTACTCGAACTTCGGGAGCGTCGACAACGCGGGGACGCGCAAGCCCCGACGGGCCGCCGAGATGCTCCGCGAAGACCCCGCCGTGGACTTCCCGGTCGACGGCGAGATGCAGGCCGACACCGCGGTCGTCGAGGATATCCTCGAAGGCACGTACGACTTCGCGGACCTGGAGGAGTCGGCGAACGTGTTGATCTTCCCGAACCTGGAGGCCGGCAACATCGGCTACAAGCTCCTCCAGCGACTCGGCGGCGCCGACGCCATCGGACCGATGCTGGTCGGCATGGACAAGCCCGTCCACGTCCTCCAGCGTGGCGACGAGGTGAAAGACATCGTCAACCTCGCGGGCGTCGCCGTCGTCGACGCCCAAGAGCGCGACGGGTAA
- a CDS encoding TSUP family transporter — translation MAPIALSPSTVAVATAVLFLGGVVAGVNGFGFAAVGTAALASAFDPRTAVVVMLLPLLAANASLAAELRVGDLRPCARRFWPYVLAAVVGAVAGMTLLARIPTRPLTVGLGVFTLGYVAASQRRLPVPGRAFVRQRCFGESTRAKVGLGVVSGAVFGASNVGVQVVAYLRSRDLDRGTFVGVLASVFLGVTALRIGVAAWLGFYRGDVAILSVVGVVPGLLGVAAGKRIRAAIPDAAKRAAALTLLTVLGLKLTVTAGG, via the coding sequence GTGGCCCCCATCGCACTCTCACCGTCGACGGTCGCCGTCGCGACGGCCGTCCTGTTCCTCGGCGGCGTGGTTGCTGGCGTCAACGGCTTCGGGTTCGCGGCCGTCGGGACGGCGGCGCTCGCGAGCGCGTTCGACCCCCGAACTGCGGTCGTCGTCATGTTACTGCCGCTACTGGCGGCGAACGCCTCGCTCGCGGCCGAACTCCGCGTCGGCGACCTCCGGCCGTGCGCCCGGCGGTTCTGGCCGTACGTCCTCGCGGCCGTCGTCGGCGCCGTCGCCGGCATGACGCTTCTCGCCCGGATTCCGACCCGGCCGCTGACGGTCGGTCTCGGCGTCTTCACCCTCGGATACGTCGCCGCCTCGCAACGCCGTCTGCCCGTCCCCGGGCGGGCGTTCGTCCGGCAGCGATGTTTCGGGGAGTCGACGCGGGCGAAGGTCGGCCTCGGCGTCGTCTCGGGCGCCGTCTTCGGCGCGAGCAACGTCGGCGTGCAGGTGGTCGCGTATCTCCGGAGCCGCGACCTCGACCGCGGAACGTTCGTCGGGGTGCTGGCGTCGGTGTTCCTGGGTGTCACCGCCCTTCGGATCGGTGTGGCCGCGTGGCTCGGCTTCTACCGCGGCGACGTGGCGATCCTGTCGGTCGTCGGCGTCGTCCCGGGCCTCCTCGGCGTCGCTGCGGGAAAGCGGATCCGGGCCGCCATCCCCGACGCGGCCAAACGAGCCGCGGCGCTCACGCTGCTGACGGTCCTCGGCCTCAAACTGACGGTGACGGCCGGCGGTTAG
- a CDS encoding ribonuclease H, which produces MAVHGRSTLRDLFDDSPTPHIAHPPRTHHRHFYVATDGSYRAEGGGLGAVIEARDGTRVARLALPDTPPDNNVAEYRALHLGLDVLAARTPPGVRVGVLVDHDDLAANVNQAVLAGEHPDWEPGRPIDVPSRSEYHWRGIRARIGDFEKLRAARIDGRVNPAHPLANAPEQYVHVNGGGERCVLPDAEYGRPRGRSHAPAPEDTATEIPPPSRAERRASD; this is translated from the coding sequence ATGGCCGTTCACGGCCGTTCGACGCTTCGGGACCTGTTCGACGACTCGCCCACGCCCCACATCGCGCATCCGCCGCGCACCCACCATCGACACTTCTACGTCGCCACCGACGGCTCCTACCGAGCCGAAGGTGGGGGCCTCGGGGCAGTCATCGAAGCACGCGACGGGACGCGGGTCGCTCGGCTCGCCCTTCCGGATACCCCGCCGGACAACAACGTCGCCGAGTATCGGGCGCTCCATCTCGGCCTCGACGTACTCGCCGCGCGGACGCCCCCGGGGGTCCGGGTCGGCGTCCTCGTCGACCACGACGACCTGGCGGCGAACGTCAATCAGGCCGTTCTGGCCGGGGAACATCCGGACTGGGAGCCGGGGCGACCGATCGACGTTCCGTCCCGGAGCGAGTACCACTGGCGCGGGATCCGTGCCCGTATCGGCGACTTCGAGAAACTCCGTGCGGCGCGCATCGACGGCCGCGTCAACCCCGCGCACCCACTCGCGAACGCGCCCGAGCAGTACGTCCACGTCAACGGCGGTGGGGAACGGTGCGTGCTACCGGACGCGGAGTACGGGCGCCCCCGCGGCCGGAGCCACGCGCCGGCCCCCGAGGACACGGCGACCGAAATCCCGCCGCCGTCGCGGGCGGAGCGGCGCGCGAGCGACTAA